The following are from one region of the candidate division TA06 bacterium genome:
- the amrB gene encoding AmmeMemoRadiSam system protein B, which produces MFDSVDKIGEEPMSRNTFLVLLACLTTLASCKGSKAPEQKIERIREPVFAGSWYPGESSDLSEMIDGFLKRVEKHDLKGDLVALWVPHAGYTFSGGVAAHAFKQLENKKYETVIVMGPSHRYPLAGISIYDRGFYKTPLGLVPIDTVVAAQLKAASNKIHYVPQAHANEHCIEIELPFLQKTLGSFKLVPVLVGNPSMQDVKDFAGALIDVLGARGRLLILSADLSHYHPYKTAQALDRACLEAVQNLDVSELIQKINSGQTEVDAPGAAMAMIMALKALGAEKATLLRYANSGDVMGDKSKVVGYAALAVTVPSWIGDELTSAHKKELMKIARRSIEAVVQGRTIPSFPQNYPILKKNCGAFVTITKRGMLRGCIGYVLPTMPLYEAVSQAAVSAATKDGRFPPVSPDELQELELEISVLTPPRPVKDTMEIKVGRDGLIIRKGLRSGLLLPQVASSRNWDRTTFLQETCRKARLPRDEWKSGAQIYAFSATVFDEHETAK; this is translated from the coding sequence ATGTTCGATTCAGTGGACAAAATCGGAGAGGAACCCATGTCACGAAATACATTCTTGGTTTTGCTCGCGTGCCTGACTACTCTTGCCTCGTGCAAGGGTAGCAAAGCTCCGGAGCAGAAGATAGAGCGGATCAGAGAACCGGTATTTGCTGGCAGTTGGTACCCTGGTGAGAGCTCAGACCTGTCAGAAATGATAGACGGTTTTCTGAAAAGGGTTGAGAAGCATGACCTCAAAGGTGACCTTGTTGCTCTTTGGGTTCCTCATGCTGGGTACACTTTCTCAGGTGGAGTGGCAGCACATGCTTTCAAACAACTCGAGAACAAAAAGTATGAGACGGTCATAGTAATGGGCCCGAGCCACAGGTATCCACTGGCGGGAATTTCCATCTATGACAGAGGCTTCTACAAAACACCTCTTGGTCTTGTACCCATCGATACTGTGGTGGCTGCTCAGCTCAAGGCCGCGAGCAATAAGATACATTACGTACCGCAGGCCCACGCAAATGAGCACTGCATCGAGATTGAGCTGCCGTTCCTGCAGAAGACCCTTGGAAGTTTTAAGCTTGTTCCAGTACTGGTCGGAAACCCATCCATGCAGGACGTGAAGGATTTTGCCGGGGCGCTGATTGACGTTCTGGGTGCACGGGGAAGGCTGCTGATATTGAGTGCTGATTTATCCCATTATCATCCATACAAAACAGCACAGGCGCTGGATAGAGCGTGCTTGGAGGCTGTCCAGAACCTGGATGTTTCAGAACTCATTCAGAAGATTAACAGCGGGCAGACCGAGGTTGACGCCCCGGGTGCTGCTATGGCGATGATTATGGCGCTGAAAGCCCTGGGCGCGGAGAAGGCCACGCTGTTGAGGTATGCGAATTCTGGTGACGTCATGGGTGACAAGTCAAAGGTTGTTGGCTACGCTGCCCTCGCAGTAACTGTGCCTTCATGGATTGGAGACGAACTCACCTCTGCTCACAAGAAAGAACTGATGAAGATTGCGAGGCGTTCGATAGAAGCGGTTGTTCAGGGGAGAACCATACCTTCGTTCCCTCAGAACTATCCGATTCTCAAGAAAAACTGTGGTGCTTTCGTAACCATTACCAAACGAGGGATGCTTCGTGGTTGCATTGGATATGTCCTACCCACAATGCCGCTGTACGAAGCTGTTTCCCAGGCTGCAGTCTCAGCGGCCACAAAAGATGGCAGATTTCCTCCCGTCTCACCAGACGAATTGCAGGAACTGGAACTTGAGATATCTGTCCTGACACCTCCGCGGCCTGTGAAGGACACGATGGAAATAAAGGTGGGCAGAGACGGACTCATAATAAGGAAGGGACTGCGTTCTGGTCTGCTTTTACCACAAGTAGCGTCTTCGAGAAACTGGGATAGAACCACGTTTCTCCAGGAGACATGTAGAAAAGCACGCCTTCCAAGAGATGAGTGGAAGAGTGGTGCGCAGATTTATGCTTTCAGTGCCACAGTTTTTGACGAACACGAGACAGCAAAATGA